One window of the Staphylococcus equorum genome contains the following:
- the rpsO gene encoding 30S ribosomal protein S15, with amino-acid sequence MAISQERKNELIKEYRTHEADTGSPEVQIAVLTEEITTLNEHLRQHTKDHHSRRGLLKMVGRRRHLLNYLRDKDVQRYRELIKSLGIRR; translated from the coding sequence ATGGCAATTTCACAAGAACGTAAAAATGAACTAATTAAAGAATATCGTACACACGAAGCGGATACTGGGTCACCAGAAGTACAAATCGCTGTGTTAACTGAAGAAATCACTACATTAAACGAACATTTACGTCAACACACGAAAGATCACCATTCACGTCGTGGACTATTAAAAATGGTAGGTCGTCGTAGACATTTACTTAACTATTTACGTGACAAAGATGTACAACGTTACCGTGAATTAATTAAATCATTAGGTATCCGTCGTTAA
- the ribF gene encoding riboflavin biosynthesis protein RibF, giving the protein MKVIEVAHPIQEDQYITEDVAMAFGFFDGMHKGHAKVFDTLEQKAKSSNLKKAVMTFDPHPSVVLNPERKRTDYLTPIQDKVEILESYGIDYCIVINFSSKFANVPAETFIEEYIIKNNVKEVIAGFDFTFGKFGKGNMMILNEMTEFNTTVVSKQEIESEKISTTEIRKSLKTGDLQKANEELDYLYRIKGTVVQGEKRGRTIGFPTANVQPSGDYVLPKNGVYAVSMEIGANKKVYRGVANVGVKPTFHDPSKAQVVIEVNLFDFNENIYGERVTVFWHHYLRPEIKFDGIDPLVEQMNKDKEKAKYLLSVDFGDEISYNI; this is encoded by the coding sequence ATGAAAGTGATAGAAGTAGCTCATCCAATTCAAGAAGATCAATATATAACGGAAGACGTTGCCATGGCTTTTGGTTTTTTTGATGGCATGCATAAGGGACATGCGAAAGTATTTGATACTCTAGAGCAAAAAGCAAAATCATCCAATTTAAAAAAAGCTGTGATGACGTTTGATCCTCATCCTTCGGTAGTTCTAAATCCTGAACGGAAACGTACTGATTATTTAACACCAATACAAGATAAAGTTGAAATATTAGAGTCTTATGGCATAGATTATTGTATTGTTATTAACTTTTCTTCAAAATTTGCCAATGTACCCGCTGAAACTTTTATAGAAGAATATATTATAAAAAATAATGTAAAAGAAGTAATAGCTGGTTTTGATTTTACATTTGGTAAATTTGGAAAAGGTAATATGATGATATTAAATGAAATGACTGAATTTAATACGACAGTTGTAAGTAAACAAGAAATAGAATCCGAAAAAATTTCCACGACGGAAATTAGAAAATCGCTTAAAACAGGCGACTTGCAAAAGGCTAATGAAGAATTAGACTATCTCTACCGCATTAAAGGAACAGTAGTACAAGGTGAAAAACGTGGCAGAACAATTGGATTTCCAACAGCAAACGTTCAACCTAGTGGTGATTATGTATTGCCTAAAAATGGTGTTTACGCAGTTAGTATGGAAATCGGGGCAAATAAAAAAGTTTATAGAGGTGTGGCCAATGTGGGTGTAAAACCTACATTTCATGATCCTTCTAAAGCACAAGTAGTTATAGAAGTGAATTTATTTGATTTTAACGAAAATATTTACGGCGAGCGTGTCACTGTATTTTGGCATCATTATTTAAGACCAGAAATTAAATTTGATGGGATAGATCCTTTAGTAGAACAAATGAATAAAGATAAAGAAAAAGCAAAATACTTATTATCGGTTGATTTTGGAGACGAAATATCATATAATATTTAA
- the truB gene encoding tRNA pseudouridine(55) synthase TruB yields the protein MYNGILPVYKERGLTSHDVVFKLRKILKTKKVGHTGTLDPEVSGVLPICIGGATKVSDYIMDMGKSYKATVTLGSSTTTEDQTGEILEQTTIAQDEIIAQDIDQILNQFEGTITQIPPMYSSVKVNGKKLYEYARNNEEVERPERQVNIIQIKRTSELRFEDESCHFDILVECGKGTYIRTLATDIGKALAFPAHMSKLTRIQSGGFDLEESLTLNDVAELHEHDTLQEKLFPIEYGLKGLKQILISDEIVKSKILNGQKFYKKEFTEAIDTIVALVDVTDNKVLAIYAPHPEKNDEIKPKKVFN from the coding sequence ATGTATAATGGTATTTTGCCTGTGTATAAAGAACGTGGTTTAACAAGCCACGATGTAGTATTTAAATTGAGGAAAATTTTAAAAACAAAAAAAGTTGGACATACTGGTACTTTAGACCCTGAAGTATCAGGCGTTTTACCTATATGTATTGGTGGTGCAACAAAAGTTAGTGATTACATCATGGATATGGGAAAATCTTATAAAGCGACTGTTACACTTGGAAGCAGTACAACTACTGAAGATCAAACTGGTGAAATCCTTGAGCAAACAACTATTGCTCAAGATGAAATTATAGCTCAGGACATTGATCAAATATTGAATCAATTTGAAGGAACGATTACTCAAATACCACCGATGTACTCATCAGTAAAAGTGAATGGGAAAAAATTATACGAATATGCAAGGAATAATGAAGAAGTAGAAAGACCAGAGCGACAAGTTAATATTATACAAATTAAACGCACATCAGAACTTCGCTTTGAAGACGAAAGTTGCCATTTCGATATTTTAGTTGAATGTGGCAAAGGAACATACATCAGAACTTTAGCGACAGATATTGGAAAAGCCTTAGCATTTCCAGCCCATATGTCAAAATTAACTAGAATTCAAAGTGGTGGGTTTGATTTAGAGGAGAGTCTCACACTCAATGACGTTGCAGAATTACATGAGCATGACACGTTACAAGAAAAGTTATTTCCTATAGAATATGGGTTAAAAGGTTTAAAACAAATTTTGATTTCAGATGAAATAGTAAAAAGCAAAATTTTAAACGGCCAAAAATTTTATAAAAAAGAATTCACAGAAGCAATAGATACGATAGTGGCATTAGTAGATGTTACAGACAATAAAGTCTTAGCAATTTATGCACCACATCCTGAAAAAAATGACGAAATTAAGCCTAAGAAGGTATTTAACTAA
- the rbfA gene encoding 30S ribosome-binding factor RbfA: MMNMRAERVGEQMKQEIMDIANNKVKDPRIGFLTITDVQLTNDLSIATIYLTVLGNEKQKEDTFKGLEKAKGFIKSELGSRMRLRIIPELNFEYDESIDYGNKIERMIQDLHKKD; the protein is encoded by the coding sequence ATAATGAATATGAGAGCTGAACGTGTTGGCGAACAGATGAAGCAAGAAATTATGGATATCGCTAATAACAAAGTCAAAGACCCAAGAATCGGATTTTTAACGATTACAGATGTGCAATTAACAAATGATTTATCAATTGCAACAATCTATTTAACAGTATTAGGTAATGAAAAACAAAAAGAAGATACTTTTAAAGGGTTAGAAAAGGCAAAAGGTTTTATTAAATCTGAACTAGGTTCAAGAATGAGATTACGAATTATTCCTGAATTGAATTTTGAATATGATGAATCAATTGATTACGGAAATAAAATTGAAAGAATGATTCAAGATTTACACAAAAAAGATTAA
- a CDS encoding HTH domain-containing protein — MEKPERLLYIYTRFLNGKKLNKEELAQRLNVNVRSIQRDFSDINNFLYEDNEWHGLDGEIIYDNNFEKHCLRIDRYKFKNNRLLNLLFRLKNFTPIIHEDTYNLIRGLNANSNLAEKILSNKLLSQFKVTREMSKTTLIFRLQLAIENNNFVAIHISHDLTIKVIPIYTRYFSNKYWFTYLYQGKIQILNLSSIINIDQLDEVFDKAIFSDIQAVKILIKDPLWSEIQRQFIIIDTTKSDYGTIANIIISKKESLQIAYEYPQYITIIEPQYYVDEFKTHIQTIFKNYDI, encoded by the coding sequence TTGGAAAAACCAGAAAGACTTTTATATATTTATACCCGCTTTTTAAACGGAAAGAAACTCAATAAAGAAGAACTCGCCCAGCGACTAAATGTCAATGTTCGTTCCATACAGCGAGATTTTAGTGATATTAATAATTTTTTATACGAAGATAATGAATGGCATGGCCTTGATGGTGAAATAATATATGATAATAACTTTGAAAAACATTGTTTAAGAATCGACAGATATAAATTTAAAAATAATAGATTACTTAACTTGCTCTTTAGATTGAAAAATTTCACACCGATAATACATGAAGATACTTATAATCTCATTAGAGGGCTGAACGCAAACTCTAATCTTGCTGAAAAAATATTGTCTAACAAACTCTTAAGCCAGTTCAAAGTGACTCGTGAGATGAGCAAAACCACGTTAATTTTTAGACTCCAACTAGCAATTGAAAATAATAACTTTGTTGCAATTCATATAAGTCATGATTTGACTATAAAAGTAATACCTATATATACTAGATATTTTTCAAACAAATATTGGTTTACTTATTTGTATCAAGGAAAGATACAAATATTAAATTTGTCATCAATTATAAATATCGATCAACTTGACGAAGTGTTTGATAAAGCTATTTTTTCAGATATTCAGGCTGTAAAAATACTTATTAAAGATCCTCTTTGGTCCGAAATACAAAGACAGTTCATTATTATTGACACAACTAAAAGTGATTATGGAACTATCGCTAATATTATTATTTCAAAAAAAGAAAGCCTACAAATTGCATATGAATATCCACAGTATATTACAATCATAGAACCTCAATATTATGTAGATGAATTCAAAACACATATCCAGACTATATTTAAAAACTATGACATTTAA
- the infB gene encoding translation initiation factor IF-2 produces MSKQRIYEYAKDLKLKSRDIIDELQKMDVEVTSHMQTLEDNQIHALDKIYKPEKAKEAEKKQQKTAQNKQQSSNNKGNQNNKNNQNNKGNQNNKSNNNKPNNKKNNKKSKQIKQEEPKEIPEKITYQEGITVGELAEKLNVESSGIVKKLFLLGIMANINQSLDEETLELIVDDYGVEAEKEIVIDEEDLSIYFDDETEDEDAVERPAVVTIMGHVDHGKTTLLDSIRHTKVTAGEAGGITQHIGAYQIENDGKKITFLDTPGHAAFTTMRARGAQVTDITILVVAADDGVMPQTIEAINHAKEANVPTIVAVNKIDKPTSNPDRVMQELTEYGLVPEDWGGDTIFVPLSALSGDGIDDLIEMIVLTSEVQELKANPSKKAVGTVIEAELDKSRGPSASLLVQNGTLNVGDSLVVGNTYGRIRAMVNDLGQRIKTAGPSTPVEITGIHDVPKAGDRFVVFKDEKQARRIGESRHEANVIQQRHESKSVSLDNLFEQMKQGEMKDLNVIIKGDVQGSVEALAASLMKIDVEGVNVRIIHTAVGAINESDVTLANASNGIIIGFNVRPDTGAKRAAETEGVDMRLHRVIYSVIEEIEFAMKGMLDPEFEEQIIGQAEVRQTFKVSKVGTIAGSYVIDGKITRNAGVRVIRDNIVQFEGELDTLKRFKDDAKEVAKGYECGITVEKYNDLKEGDIIEAFEMVEIKR; encoded by the coding sequence ATGAGTAAACAAAGAATTTACGAATACGCTAAAGATTTAAAATTAAAGAGTAGAGATATTATCGACGAATTGCAGAAGATGGACGTTGAGGTAACAAGTCATATGCAAACGTTAGAAGATAATCAAATTCACGCATTAGATAAAATTTACAAACCTGAAAAAGCAAAAGAAGCAGAGAAAAAACAACAAAAAACTGCTCAAAACAAGCAACAATCATCAAATAATAAAGGTAACCAAAACAACAAGAATAATCAAAATAATAAAGGTAACCAAAATAATAAATCAAACAACAATAAACCGAATAACAAAAAGAATAATAAAAAATCAAAACAAATCAAACAAGAAGAACCTAAAGAAATTCCAGAAAAAATCACTTATCAAGAAGGTATTACAGTAGGTGAACTTGCGGAGAAATTAAACGTAGAGTCTTCAGGTATTGTTAAAAAACTATTCTTACTTGGTATTATGGCTAATATTAATCAATCATTAGATGAAGAAACACTAGAGTTAATCGTTGATGATTACGGTGTTGAAGCTGAAAAAGAAATTGTTATTGATGAAGAAGATTTATCAATTTACTTCGATGATGAAACTGAAGATGAAGATGCTGTTGAACGTCCAGCAGTTGTTACAATCATGGGACATGTTGACCATGGTAAAACAACGTTACTAGATTCTATTCGTCATACAAAAGTAACAGCTGGAGAAGCTGGTGGTATTACACAACATATTGGTGCTTACCAAATTGAAAATGATGGTAAAAAAATTACATTCCTAGATACTCCAGGTCACGCAGCATTTACAACAATGCGCGCGCGTGGTGCACAAGTAACGGATATAACTATTTTAGTTGTAGCAGCTGATGATGGTGTTATGCCTCAAACAATTGAAGCAATCAATCATGCTAAAGAAGCAAATGTACCTACGATTGTTGCTGTTAACAAGATTGATAAACCGACATCAAATCCAGATCGTGTAATGCAAGAATTAACTGAATATGGTTTAGTACCTGAGGATTGGGGCGGCGATACAATCTTTGTTCCACTCTCAGCATTAAGTGGAGATGGCATTGATGATTTAATAGAAATGATTGTACTTACTTCTGAAGTACAAGAATTAAAAGCTAATCCAAGCAAAAAAGCTGTTGGTACAGTAATCGAAGCTGAATTAGATAAATCACGTGGACCATCAGCCTCATTATTAGTACAAAACGGTACACTTAACGTTGGTGACTCTTTAGTAGTTGGAAATACGTATGGTAGAATTCGTGCTATGGTCAATGACTTAGGTCAACGTATAAAAACTGCAGGACCATCTACACCAGTTGAAATTACTGGTATTCATGATGTGCCAAAAGCAGGCGATCGATTTGTTGTTTTCAAAGATGAAAAACAAGCAAGACGTATTGGTGAATCTCGCCATGAAGCGAACGTAATTCAACAACGTCATGAAAGTAAGAGTGTTTCATTAGATAACTTGTTTGAACAAATGAAACAAGGTGAAATGAAAGATTTAAATGTCATTATTAAAGGCGATGTGCAAGGTTCAGTAGAAGCGCTTGCTGCATCTCTAATGAAGATAGACGTTGAAGGCGTAAATGTACGTATCATTCACACTGCTGTGGGTGCAATCAACGAATCTGACGTTACACTAGCTAACGCTTCAAATGGTATCATTATTGGCTTTAACGTTCGTCCTGATACAGGTGCGAAACGTGCTGCTGAAACTGAAGGCGTTGATATGCGTCTACACCGCGTTATTTATAGTGTTATAGAAGAAATTGAATTCGCAATGAAAGGTATGCTAGATCCAGAATTCGAAGAACAAATTATTGGACAAGCAGAAGTTCGTCAAACGTTCAAAGTTTCTAAAGTTGGTACAATCGCAGGTAGTTATGTTATTGATGGTAAAATCACGCGTAATGCTGGCGTTCGTGTCATTAGAGACAATATTGTACAATTTGAAGGTGAATTAGATACACTAAAACGTTTTAAAGATGATGCTAAAGAAGTTGCTAAAGGTTACGAATGTGGTATCACAGTTGAGAAATACAATGACTTAAAAGAAGGCGACATTATCGAAGCTTTCGAAATGGTTGAAATAAAAAGATAA
- a CDS encoding L7Ae/L30e/S12e/Gadd45 family ribosomal protein, translating to MTKEKIVNFLGLAMRAGKVKTGESVIINDLKNNKLKLVIIATDASDNTMKVMQNKCESYHISLRIFGTRAELGQALGKAERVNIGITDQGFAKKLLSMIDEYRKE from the coding sequence ATGACAAAAGAAAAAATCGTGAATTTTTTAGGTTTAGCAATGCGTGCAGGAAAAGTTAAAACAGGCGAATCAGTCATTATAAATGATTTGAAGAATAATAAATTAAAGCTCGTAATCATTGCAACAGATGCTTCTGACAACACAATGAAAGTGATGCAGAACAAATGTGAAAGTTACCATATATCATTACGTATATTTGGAACAAGAGCTGAATTAGGACAAGCTTTAGGTAAAGCAGAACGTGTAAACATTGGAATCACTGATCAAGGCTTTGCTAAAAAGTTATTGTCAATGATTGATGAATATCGTAAGGAGTGA
- the rnpM gene encoding RNase P modulator RnpM yields the protein MKKKKIPMRKCILSNEMYPKNDMIRVVINKDGQIFADATGKQQGRGAYVSKNVKLVEEAQQKETLERYFKSDAETLEPVYKEIIRLIYREEIPK from the coding sequence ATGAAAAAGAAAAAAATTCCAATGCGTAAATGTATACTTTCAAATGAAATGTACCCTAAGAATGACATGATTAGAGTTGTAATTAATAAAGACGGACAAATTTTTGCTGATGCAACTGGCAAACAACAAGGCCGTGGCGCTTATGTATCTAAAAATGTTAAATTAGTAGAAGAAGCGCAACAAAAAGAAACATTAGAAAGATATTTCAAATCTGATGCTGAAACGTTAGAGCCTGTTTATAAAGAGATTATACGTCTTATTTATCGTGAAGAGATACCTAAATGA
- the nusA gene encoding transcription termination factor NusA — MSSNELLLATEYLEKEKKIPREVLIDAIEAALITAYKKNYESARNVRVELNMDEGTFNVIARKEVVEESFDNREEIDLSTALVKNPAYEIGDIYEEDVTPSDFGRVGAQAAKQAVMQRLRDAEREILYDEFIDKEDDIVTGLIDRVDHRYVYVNLGRTEAVLSEAERSPNESYIPNERIRVYVNKVEQTTKGPQIYVSRSHPGLLKRLFEQEVPEIFDGTVVVKSVAREAGDRSKISVHSDNLDIDAVGACVGSKGSRVEAVVEELGGEKIDIVQWDEDPKVFVKNALSPSQVLQVIVDEENQSTVVVVPDYQLSLAIGKRGQNARLAAKLTGWKIDIKSETDAREAGVYPTDVEGTEDQLNDVVDEENVDLEDTVNEDSETVTEEEDAEK, encoded by the coding sequence GTGTCAAGTAATGAATTATTATTAGCTACTGAGTACTTAGAAAAAGAAAAGAAAATTCCTAGAGAAGTATTAATTGATGCTATCGAAGCGGCATTAATTACTGCTTATAAAAAGAACTATGAAAGTGCAAGAAACGTTCGTGTTGAATTAAACATGGACGAAGGTACATTTAATGTTATCGCACGTAAAGAAGTGGTTGAAGAATCATTTGATAACAGAGAAGAAATCGACTTAAGTACGGCACTAGTAAAAAACCCTGCTTATGAAATTGGTGATATCTACGAAGAAGACGTAACACCAAGTGATTTCGGACGCGTAGGGGCGCAAGCAGCTAAACAAGCTGTTATGCAACGTTTACGTGATGCTGAACGTGAAATACTATATGATGAATTCATCGACAAAGAAGATGATATTGTTACTGGTCTTATTGACAGAGTAGATCATCGTTATGTATATGTGAATTTAGGGCGTACTGAAGCTGTATTGTCCGAAGCAGAAAGAAGCCCAAATGAAAGCTATATTCCAAATGAAAGAATAAGAGTGTATGTGAACAAAGTTGAACAAACTACAAAAGGACCACAAATATACGTTTCAAGAAGCCATCCAGGTCTATTAAAACGTTTATTTGAACAAGAAGTACCAGAAATCTTTGACGGTACAGTAGTAGTTAAATCTGTAGCTCGCGAAGCTGGCGATCGCTCAAAAATCAGTGTACACTCAGACAACCTTGACATCGATGCAGTAGGTGCTTGTGTAGGTTCTAAAGGTAGTCGTGTTGAAGCTGTTGTTGAAGAACTTGGCGGCGAGAAAATTGATATTGTGCAATGGGATGAAGATCCTAAAGTGTTTGTAAAAAATGCTTTAAGCCCGTCACAAGTATTACAAGTTATTGTTGATGAAGAAAATCAATCAACTGTAGTTGTAGTGCCAGATTATCAATTATCATTAGCTATAGGTAAACGCGGACAAAACGCCCGTTTAGCTGCTAAATTAACTGGTTGGAAAATTGATATTAAATCAGAAACAGATGCTAGAGAAGCAGGTGTCTACCCGACAGATGTTGAAGGCACAGAAGATCAACTTAATGATGTTGTTGACGAAGAGAATGTTGATTTGGAAGACACAGTCAATGAAGACTCTGAAACAGTAACTGAAGAAGAAGACGCTGAAAAATAA
- the rimP gene encoding ribosome maturation factor RimP yields the protein MSKITEQVEAIIQPVLDDLNFELVEVEFTKEGNDHFLRVSIDKEGGVDLNDCALASEKISEVMDSEDPIEQMYYLDVASPGAERPIKKEKEYRNAVTKPVFVSLYAPIEGAKEWLGILQSVDDETIVMEVKEKSKTKQVEIPRSKIAKARHAVII from the coding sequence ATGAGTAAAATAACTGAGCAAGTTGAAGCAATAATTCAACCTGTCCTTGACGACTTAAATTTTGAATTAGTAGAAGTTGAGTTTACAAAAGAAGGAAACGATCATTTTTTAAGAGTATCTATCGATAAAGAAGGTGGCGTAGATTTAAATGATTGTGCGCTTGCTTCTGAAAAAATAAGTGAAGTAATGGATTCAGAAGATCCTATCGAACAGATGTATTATTTAGATGTTGCCTCACCTGGTGCTGAAAGACCAATTAAAAAAGAAAAAGAATATCGCAACGCTGTGACTAAACCAGTATTTGTTTCTTTATATGCTCCAATCGAAGGCGCAAAAGAATGGTTAGGTATATTGCAATCAGTTGATGATGAAACAATAGTTATGGAAGTTAAAGAGAAATCAAAAACAAAACAAGTTGAAATACCAAGAAGTAAAATCGCTAAAGCACGTCATGCAGTAATTATATAA